Below is a genomic region from Streptomyces sp. RPA4-2.
GAACTCTTCGACTCCTGGCACGGAGACGAGATCGTCGCCGACCAGGAGACCGGAACCTTCCTGCGCGACGCCAGGGCCGGAGCCTTCGTGCACCAGGGCCGGCACTTCGACATCCAGGGGCAGTTCAACGTCCCGCGCAGCCCACAGGGCCGCCCTGTCGTCTTCCAGGCCGGGGACTCCGAGGAGGGCCGCGAGTTCGCCGCCGCGGACGCCGACGCGATCTTCAGCCGGTACGCCACCCTCAAGGAGGGCCAGGCCTTCTACACGGACGTCAAGCGCCGGCTGGCCCGCTACGGCCGTACGCGCGACCAGTTGCTGATCCTGCCCGCCGCGACCTTCGTTCTCGGGGACACGGACGCCGAGGCGGAGGAACTCTCCCGCGAGGTGCGCCGCCGGCAGGTCAGCGGCGCGACGGCGATCAAACACCTGGAGTTCGTCTGGAACCGTGACCTGTCCGCGTACGACCCGGACGGACCGCTCCCCGACATCGACCCCGACCTCGGCGAGCACACCGTCGCCCGTGGCCGCGCCCAGGTCCGGATGTACCGGGACCCGCTGGCCACCGCCCGGGAGTGGAGGGAGCGGGCCGCCGCCAACAAGTGGTCGATCCGGGACCTGGTCATCGAGACCGGCAACCGGCAGGCGTTCGTGGGCTCCCCGGCCACCGTCGCCGAGACGATCAACGACTTCGTCCAGGCCGACGCCTCCGACGGCTTCATCCTCGTCCCGCACATCACCCCCGGCGGCCTCGACACCTTCGCCGACAGCGTGGTCCCGCTGCTCCAGGAGCGCGGCGTCTTCCGTACGGAGTACGAGGGCGCCACCCTTCGCGACCACCTGGGCCTCGCCCACCCGGACGCCGAGGAGGTGGCCGACCGGGTGGCGTCGTGAAGTTCCCGGCCATCGCGCGGATCGTGCACACCCCGCACCCGCACCCCGCACCCCGTGGCCGGGGTGCGGAAGCCGGCGAACGACCGGGTCGGCCAAGAGGTCTGTGCGGGGGTCAGCTGACGTCGAGGTAGTCCCGGAGAGCCTCGGAGCGTGAGGGGTGGCGCAGTTTGGACATCGTCTTGGACTCGATCTGGCGGATGCGCTCGCGTGTCACCCCGTACACCTGCCCTATCTCCTCCAGCGTCCGGGCCTGCCCGTCCATGAGGCCGTAACGCAGCGTGATGATCCCGGCCTCGCGCGCGGTCATGTTCGCGAGGACGGCCTGGATGGCGTCCTTGAGGAGGAGGAAGGTGACCATGTCCGCCGGGGAGATGGTCTCGCTGTCCTCCAGCACGTCACCCAGTTCGGTGCCGCCCTCCTCACCGAGGGGGGTGTGGAGGGAGACCGGCTCCTTGGTGTAGTTCTCGATCTCGGTGATCTTCTCCACCGGTACGTCCAGCCTCCTCGCCAGTTCCTCCTGGGTCGGATCGGCTCCCGTGTCCTGGATGATCTCCCGGCGGACCTTGGCCATTCTGTTGATGACCTCCACCATGTGGACGGGAATGCGGATGGTCCGGCTCTGGTCCGCCAGAGCCCGTGAGATCGCCTGCCGGATCCACCAGGTCGCATAGGTCGAGAACTTGAACCCTCTGGCGTAGTCGAACTTCTCCACCGCGCGGATGAGACCTGTGTTGCCCTCCTGCACCAGGTCGAGGAACAGCATCCCGCGCCTGCTGTAACGCTTGGCGATGGAGACGACGAGGCGCAGGTTCGCCTCGACGAGATGGGACTTCGCCCGGTGTCCGTCCGCGGCCAGGATCTCCAGCTCCCACCGGAACTCCGGGTCGATACCAGGCTCCTCCAGGAGCCTGCGTTCGGCGAACAGGCCCGCCTCGATCCGCTTCGCCAGATCCACTTCCTGCGCGGCGCCGAGCAGGGGGACCCGGGCGATCTGCTTGAGGTAGTCACGTACCTGATCGACCGAGGCACCGGTGGAGGAGAGCCGGGGCCCGGGGGCGTCGTCGTCCTCCTCCGTGTGCGCGACGGGCCGGGGCGGCTCCTGGTCCCACGCCTGGGAGTCCGTCTCCATGGCCCTCAACTCCTGTCCGGAAGCGGTCGGAGGAACTGCCCGGCGCGGGACTGCGGCTGGGTGGCGTACGTCGTCGTGGTGCAGACCATGGCCGGCTCGTCGAGGACAGGGAGCGTCGTGGCGGGCCGACCGGTTTTCCCGTACCCCGGTCCGACGTGATGGGGCGTCCTGAGGTGTCGGAGGACGATCGCGCGCTCCGTGAAGAGTCCGTGCGAAGAGTCCGGGCATACCCCGAAGGTCGTGGACAGGACGTCGGCGAGGGACTTGCCCTTGAAGTGTACGTCCAGGGCCTCGCGGTTGTACTGCGCTCCGTGACAGACCCGGCACGGTGCGAGGCGCCGGGCGGATCGCGTCCGGCGGTGTCCCGCACGGTGAGCGCGCGTCCGTACGGGGAGAGGGCGGGTCCGGATGCGGCCGGTTCGCGGCCACGGGCCCACAAGTGGGGGCCGGCCTCCGGTGCGTTCGCCCGCGCGGGCCTGATCGTCCGCCTCGCGCCGGGTCAGGTACGACGGCTCACCGCCGTACCGGTTGCGCGGGGACGGCCCCTCGGCCGTCCCGGTCCTTCCGCGTCAGCCCACCTCGGCGAGCTCGCGGACACTCCGCGGCTGCTCCTGCCCGTGGTGGTGGCGGTGGCGGCACAGCCACACGATGTCGCGGCCGAACGACCAGACCAGCAGCACGAGCGCCAGCAGTACGGCGCCCGTGTCCGCCTCCCGGGGCAGGATCCCGGCGCCGGCGACGAGCAGCACGATCCCCTGAAGGGCCGCCACGGTCTTGCGGGCCATGCTGTGCGGCAGCGCCGCGTTCAGCCAGGGAAGGACCCGGGCAGCCGCCACGAACACGTACCTCATGGTGCCGATCAGCAGCACCCAGGGTCCGAGCGACATCGAGACGTACACGCTGAGCACGAGGATCAGGAAGGCGTCGACCTCCATGTCGAAACGGGCGCCGAGGGCGGTCGAGGTGCCGGTGCGACGGGCGACCTTGCCGTCGACCCCGTCGAGGATCAGGGCGACCGCCGTGAGGCCGACGAGCAGGGAGACCGGCGGCGAGCTCTGGAAGGAGTCCGCGACCAGCGCGGTGACGCCGCCGACCAGGATCGCGCGGCCGAGAGTCACTCGATTGGCCGGTCCGAAGGAGCGGGGCCGTGCGCGGCGCAGGGCTCGGGTCAGCACCGCCCAGGTGGCGATCGCGAAGGCCAGGCCGGTCAGCCAGCCCGCGGGCCCCATCCCGATCGCCGTCCCCAGCAGAGCCAGCACCAGGAGCTGCACACCCGCTCCCACCGTGGTCTCCTGGGCCAGGAGCCTAGCGTCGTACGTGTTGTTCAGGGCCACCGCACATCCTCCGGCCATATGACAGAGTCGATCAACGCCGCGTACTGTGCGCGGCTTGTCACCGCTCCGTACGTGAAGATCTGCTCAATCGTTCAGGGGGACGCTCATGGAACTCACAGCTCGCGCCTTCTGGCTGGACTCTCCCGGCCACGGCGAGATACGCGAGGTGGCCCTGTCGGCCCCCGCGGAGGGTGAGGTGCTGGTGCGCACGCTCTACTCCGGAGTCAGCCGGGGCACCGAGTCCCTCGTGTTCCGTGGCGGTGTGCCGAAAAGTCAGCATGCTTCGATGCGTGCACCGTTCCAGG
It encodes:
- a CDS encoding NtaA/DmoA family FMN-dependent monooxygenase (This protein belongs to a clade of FMN-dependent monooxygenases, within a broader family of flavin-dependent oxidoreductases, the luciferase-like monooxygenase (LMM) family, some of whose members use coenzyme F420 rather than FMN.); translation: MSTSQDKPLKQIHLAAHFPGVNNTTVWSDPAAGSHIEFSSFAHFARTAERAKFDFLFLAEGLRLREQGGQIYDLDVVGRPDTFTVLTALAAVTEHLGLTGTINSTFNEPYEVARQFASLDHLSGGRAAWNVVTSWDAFTGENFRRGGFLPQEERYSRAKEFLTTANELFDSWHGDEIVADQETGTFLRDARAGAFVHQGRHFDIQGQFNVPRSPQGRPVVFQAGDSEEGREFAAADADAIFSRYATLKEGQAFYTDVKRRLARYGRTRDQLLILPAATFVLGDTDAEAEELSREVRRRQVSGATAIKHLEFVWNRDLSAYDPDGPLPDIDPDLGEHTVARGRAQVRMYRDPLATAREWRERAAANKWSIRDLVIETGNRQAFVGSPATVAETINDFVQADASDGFILVPHITPGGLDTFADSVVPLLQERGVFRTEYEGATLRDHLGLAHPDAEEVADRVAS
- a CDS encoding CDP-alcohol phosphatidyltransferase family protein codes for the protein MALNNTYDARLLAQETTVGAGVQLLVLALLGTAIGMGPAGWLTGLAFAIATWAVLTRALRRARPRSFGPANRVTLGRAILVGGVTALVADSFQSSPPVSLLVGLTAVALILDGVDGKVARRTGTSTALGARFDMEVDAFLILVLSVYVSMSLGPWVLLIGTMRYVFVAAARVLPWLNAALPHSMARKTVAALQGIVLLVAGAGILPREADTGAVLLALVLLVWSFGRDIVWLCRHRHHHGQEQPRSVRELAEVG